In Acidobacteriota bacterium, a single window of DNA contains:
- a CDS encoding cytochrome c: MRATCHTIGKTGALRFPDLEGVGVRAKTRVPGLSDVEYFAQSMYEPDAFIVPGFNRGMPVINKPPIGLTDQEILCVIAYLQTLGGTPTVTLQTTHRYRAAPAASQEAARPAGAVAR, encoded by the coding sequence GTGCGCGCGACCTGCCACACGATCGGCAAGACGGGGGCGCTCCGGTTCCCCGACCTCGAGGGGGTCGGTGTCCGCGCGAAGACCCGCGTCCCGGGCCTGAGCGACGTCGAGTACTTCGCGCAGTCGATGTACGAACCTGACGCCTTCATCGTGCCGGGATTCAATCGGGGGATGCCCGTCATCAACAAGCCTCCGATCGGCCTCACCGATCAGGAGATCCTCTGCGTGATCGCGTACCTCCAGACTCTTGGCGGCACGCCGACGGTGACGCTCCAGACGACCCACCGTTACCGCGCGGCGCCGGCTGCCTCCCAGGAGGCGGCGCGGCCCGCTGGAGCGGTGGCACGATGA